From the genome of Bacteroidia bacterium:
GCTGCGTTCTTGCTTTTCAAAGCCTATCCAACTTAGTAATTGTTCTTGAATATCAAATTGTTGTTTGAATAATGGGAAGATGCTGACCGTTCCTTCTGGGTGGCTTAAATTACTTAGCTGCATAAGTTGCTCAAACACGCGGGTACTTAGATACACCCGCAGGGATTGTGCAATCAAGATTCCGGTAAAGTTGGGTAAGATAATGGTTTCTAAGCGAATATGTTGCTGTAGCTGTTTTTTCAGGTTGTCGGGGCAGTTTTTGAGGCCGTCAAAGTAGGTATTAAGCAGAACTACCGGCTGAGCCCGATGTTCTATCCCAAGAAATTCTAAGGTGATGGAAACCGGTGGTCTATCCAAGAGTTCACCCCAAAGCTGCTCCTGTTTTTCTTGCGGAAGTTTATTTCCCAGCAATGTTGCGATTACTGCCATAAACTTTTGGAGCACCATAGAGTCTTGGCGTAATGGGTCGTTATAAACCTCTACCGGAATGTAGATATTGCGGGCAGTATGAATAGCAGCTCGCTCTAAAATAGGAGGTAAAGTAGCACTTCCGGCTACAAAACTGATGTTCCCTAAATCAAAGTATTCCGGCGATATTGTTTCGTTAATTAAAATTAATTCCGGGGGTGTGGCCAGATAGTTTCGGAAGTTTTCCTGAATAAAATGAAAAATTCGGCTTAGGTCTGGTGAGATTCCGCAAAAAACAATGGTATCTACAGCCGTTATTTTCCCGCCTCCCACCCGCAGAGTATGTATTTTATCTTGAATAATTGTGGTAACTGTACCTGCAATGCTCCCAAAGAAAATTACCCCACCGATAATTACCATCAACATTACAAAGCGGCCGGTTAAAGTCTCTACAACTGTACCATCACCGGCCCCTACTAAACTTAGGGCTGTCCACCAAACTACGTCCCAAAAACTACGTAATTCGGAGCTATGCCCTAACTCAACCAAATAAATAATTCCAATACCGATTAAAATTATCCCAGATGAAAATAGTACCGTAATCTGTAAATGTTTTAAGAAAATTTTCCGAACTACTTGATTCAAGCGAATATCTGCAACAAGGTTTCTAAACGCTCTATAACGCATAAGCGTAAATATCAACGGTCTCCAGAGTTTTAGCAGACGTACCAAACGCAGTATCGTGATATTGAGAATAATAAATTCAAGTGAAACTAACCGCGTTCCTCGCACTAACATCAAAATAGGCGGTACAAATAGCGGCGCAAAAGCTGCAAAATCTACTAAACCGGAAAACGAAAAGATATACCGTACCGGTTTGGAACTGGAAATTATCCGTAAGAGATATTCAACTAAAAATAAAAAATGAATGGAAGATGTCCAGTCATAGAAAGTTTCTTGCTGAATCGTTTCTTTAAAATGTATTTCTTCAAAAATAAGAACAGGGATACTAATGATAGTCAGAGCCATAGAGATATTACCCAGTAATCCCATCTTTTTAGATAGCTGTTGCCTTAGAGTACCATTAAAAGACTCATCTAAACGCCGTTTAAAACGTAACCACTTTGAAACACGCATATAACAATCCCCTACAACCGATTTTGAAACGGCATACGCAAAATTATACTGGAAAAAATTAGTTACCTATCAAAAAGGTAAATCGTCAATAGCGTCAGTAGTAGCAGGCGAAGTGAACCCGGGGGGCTGCTGATAATTAGTTGTTTCTAAATTCTGGGGCGATGCTTCAGCATTTGATGAAGATGCTGAAACGATTCTCCACGCATCTAAGGTGTTAAAATAGACCAACTCTCCCTTTGGATTTTTCCATTCGCGCCCCTTCAAGTTAAAACTCACATCAACGGTATCTCCAACCTTAAATTTATCTAAATGAGCGCATTTTTCTTGGGTAAACTCAAGTTTAATAAACTGAGGATACATTGGGTTATCTGCGCATATCAAAACAAACTCCCGCTTTTTAAAAGAAGTACTTACTTGCTGTTCTCCAAATATCGCATGAATTTTCCCTACAATATTCATATTATTTTTCTACAAAAATGCACACTTTTTAGCTTAGAATAACAATATTTTTATGCGTAAAAATTAGGGGCGTGGTTCAAAAAGTATAAAAACTATGATTTCATTGGTATATCATTATTGCTATCATGGCATCATGGTTTTCTTTAACCACGAAGTTATCCCTGATTACTAATCTTTTTATTATACTTTCTGAACCACAATCATAAAACATCTTTAAAACTCTTGTAAACTTGCATTTAAAACTACACAGATGTTAAAATTTAAGTTTGAACTAAGTTATCTTTTGTGGATAATATTGTTTGCTACCAGTTGTGGGCATAAAGGCAATTCTGGAGATCCTACGGGTTATATAGATGAGGAAACCGTAACTAAGGGATGTTCTATGGATACTGCTAAATTTAGACTTGCTAAAATTTTTGAGCCATTATCTAAGGAATCCGAAAAGAATCGGCTACCTGCATCCGCTTCCCTTCATGAATATGCACCTCGCAGGGTAAGTCAAGGTTCTCAGGGGTCTTGTGTAGCGTTTTCCTCTGCTTATGCAGCCAGAACTATCTTAGAATGTATCGCCACAGGAAAAAGCCCGGATTCTCTGATTTTTAGCCCTGCATTTTTGTACAATCAAATTCGCTTGAGCGATTGCAGCGGAGGTTCATATATTCAAGATGCAATGGAAAAAATGATGTCAGAAGGAGTCGTTCGCTGGCAGGACTTCCCCTATGACCCCAATAATTGCGACCGGCTTCCCAACCAACAACAAAAACAAAGTGCCAAAGAATTTAAAATTGCCGGCTACAATAGACTTACTCGAGGAAGTAGCTTCGATATTGACTTAGACGCAATTAAGCAAAATATCGCTAAAAAAGCACCCGTTGTAGTAGCCTTACCCGTTGGAGGAACTTTTGACGACTTATTCGGCTCAAAAATCTGGAAACCAACCCCAAATGACTATAAAGAACTTGAAAAATATAAAAAAAGACAACGCTCGGCCTTAGGCGGCCACGCAATGTGCCTGATTGGGTATAATGACAACATAGAAGGCGGAAGCGTTGAAATCATGAACTCTTGGGGCAGTGAATTTGGTGAAAGTGGTATATTCTGGATGCCATACAAAGCTTTTTATGACTTCTGCATAGAAGCATGGGGGCTTTTTCCACTACCTTCTA
Proteins encoded in this window:
- a CDS encoding DUF3127 domain-containing protein; translated protein: MNIVGKIHAIFGEQQVSTSFKKREFVLICADNPMYPQFIKLEFTQEKCAHLDKFKVGDTVDVSFNLKGREWKNPKGELVYFNTLDAWRIVSASSSNAEASPQNLETTNYQQPPGFTSPATTDAIDDLPF
- a CDS encoding C1 family peptidase; this encodes MLKFKFELSYLLWIILFATSCGHKGNSGDPTGYIDEETVTKGCSMDTAKFRLAKIFEPLSKESEKNRLPASASLHEYAPRRVSQGSQGSCVAFSSAYAARTILECIATGKSPDSLIFSPAFLYNQIRLSDCSGGSYIQDAMEKMMSEGVVRWQDFPYDPNNCDRLPNQQQKQSAKEFKIAGYNRLTRGSSFDIDLDAIKQNIAKKAPVVVALPVGGTFDDLFGSKIWKPTPNDYKELEKYKKRQRSALGGHAMCLIGYNDNIEGGSVEIMNSWGSEFGESGIFWMPYKAFYDFCIEAWGLFPLPSKIAPSEQLFKVSCGLVRNKTKEYISLEQKKTGIFITTDDYPAKTKFKIEINNTTPCYAYVLGQETNESSYILFPYTQEHSPYCGITGTRLFPSDYSLVLDNIGKKDYMAIILSLEELDIQEINKKINDINGKDYADKINKALKPILIPANDWSVQTGETVDISVKKASKNTIAIVFEILKK